One region of Wolbachia endosymbiont of Drosophila innubila genomic DNA includes:
- a CDS encoding group II intron maturase-specific domain-containing protein: MRGAPQEVIIRNLNPINRGWSQYYSSVVSCKIFSSLDNTIHRKLWKWAVFRYPNKGKCWIKRKYFKKYNNDNWRFMTSNKIHFIIHSDHVIKRHIKVQKTRSPYDGDWVYWGKRLRKIPDKPLRVIKLLKLQ, from the coding sequence ATGCGTGGGGCGCCACAGGAAGTAATAATAAGGAATCTCAATCCAATAAACAGAGGATGGAGTCAATATTACTCTTCGGTAGTTTCATGTAAAATCTTTAGCTCATTGGATAATACTATACATAGAAAGCTCTGGAAGTGGGCAGTCTTTAGGTACCCAAACAAAGGGAAATGCTGGATAAAAAGAAAATACTTTAAAAAGTATAATAACGATAACTGGCGTTTTATGACAAGTAACAAGATACATTTTATTATACACAGCGATCATGTTATTAAACGACATATCAAAGTGCAAAAAACCAGATCTCCATATGATGGTGATTGGGTTTATTGGGGTAAACGTCTGAGAAAAATACCAGATAAGCCATTAAGAGTAATAAAACTATTGAAGTTACAATAA
- a CDS encoding leucyl aminopeptidase, with translation MYSLQLFATEIPAMKITISKISPDFKTIVMGLFEDNETVNDGGVLQGKQVIDNIKQFSDFNGSFGEFFSTALPEEKNVIVVGLGKKDEWNENKELNIGGKIYCELSRLKIKKAAVLIEGSAANVAYGAFLRSFKFDKYKTKKDEKITEVEEITVLVKDEQLSNAERSFEHLRQEGESIFLARSFITEPPNILYPESYADHIKKELTKLGLEIEVLDKKQMEEKKMGALLGVAQGSSKEPKLVVIKWNGASKEQKPIAFVGKGITFDTGGVSLKPSRGMESMKYDMAGSATVVGVMHALAGRKAKVNAIGMVALAENAVGGNAQRPSDVVTSMSGQTIEVLNTDAEGRLILADALWYTQDRFSPKFMIDLATLTGAIVVALGNNEYAGLFSNNDELANRLIDAGNEVNEKLWRFPMNETYDKIIDSPIADVQNIAPAGSGGDSIMAAQFLQRFVNETCWAHLDIAGTAWHEKGTDICPRGAVGFGVRLLNKLVEKYYEAND, from the coding sequence ATGTACAGTTTACAATTATTTGCAACGGAGATACCAGCAATGAAAATAACAATTTCTAAAATTTCGCCCGATTTTAAAACAATAGTAATGGGTTTATTTGAAGACAACGAAACCGTAAATGATGGCGGAGTTTTGCAAGGAAAACAGGTCATAGATAATATAAAGCAATTTAGCGATTTCAATGGAAGTTTTGGTGAATTTTTCTCTACTGCTTTGCCAGAAGAAAAAAATGTTATAGTTGTTGGACTGGGTAAGAAGGATGAATGGAATGAAAATAAAGAATTAAATATTGGTGGTAAAATATATTGTGAGCTAAGCAGATTAAAAATTAAAAAAGCAGCGGTTTTAATCGAAGGTAGTGCAGCAAATGTTGCATATGGTGCGTTTCTGCGTAGTTTTAAGTTTGATAAGTATAAAACTAAAAAGGATGAGAAAATTACAGAGGTAGAGGAGATTACCGTATTAGTAAAAGATGAACAATTAAGTAATGCTGAAAGATCATTTGAGCACTTAAGGCAAGAAGGTGAGAGTATATTCCTTGCGCGCTCTTTTATAACAGAGCCTCCTAACATTCTATATCCAGAATCCTATGCTGATCATATAAAAAAAGAACTTACTAAGCTTGGCCTTGAAATCGAGGTGCTTGATAAAAAGCAGATGGAAGAGAAAAAAATGGGAGCCTTGCTTGGAGTTGCACAAGGAAGTAGTAAAGAACCAAAATTAGTAGTGATAAAATGGAATGGAGCTTCTAAAGAACAAAAGCCTATAGCTTTTGTTGGTAAAGGTATAACGTTTGACACTGGTGGAGTATCACTCAAACCTTCACGTGGTATGGAGTCAATGAAATATGACATGGCAGGCTCTGCTACTGTGGTTGGGGTGATGCATGCTTTAGCAGGACGAAAAGCAAAAGTAAATGCGATCGGTATGGTCGCACTTGCAGAAAATGCAGTGGGTGGTAATGCTCAAAGACCAAGTGATGTAGTAACTTCAATGTCTGGACAAACAATAGAAGTGTTGAACACCGATGCAGAAGGAAGGCTCATACTTGCAGATGCTTTATGGTATACGCAAGATAGATTCTCACCAAAATTTATGATTGATCTTGCAACTTTAACTGGTGCTATAGTGGTTGCACTTGGAAATAACGAATATGCTGGTCTTTTTTCAAATAATGATGAATTAGCAAACCGTCTGATTGATGCAGGAAATGAAGTAAATGAGAAGTTATGGCGTTTTCCTATGAATGAAACTTATGACAAAATTATTGATTCACCGATTGCTGATGTTCAAAACATCGCTCCTGCAGGCTCTGGTGGAGATAGCATAATGGCTGCACAGTTTTTACAGCGTTTTGTGAATGAAACTTGCTGGGCACATTTAGATATCGCAGGCACTGCTTGGCACGAGAAAGGTACTGACATTTGTCCAAGAGGAGCAGTAGGTTTTGGTGTAAGGTTACTTAATAAGTTGGTTGAGAAGTACTACGAAGCCAATGATTAA
- a CDS encoding murein hydrolase activator EnvC family protein produces the protein MWHIASFLMLLAILIGCGLQKPAPVLLKGEEFYGKRDLEYTREYHLIREPSVQKESRKAIINRIYKDNNNTQNVGVNCKFVMPVKGSATSSDEMCKDGIKIAAQNGTNVVSSAPGKVIYVGKGLRWYGNLIIVEHKDNYMTVYSYLKNIHVEIGDKVKQGQVIGSAGKSSTQDKDPQMCFTIRHNGQAVDPLMHMNCN, from the coding sequence ATGTGGCATATAGCCTCATTTCTTATGTTATTAGCAATATTAATAGGCTGTGGCCTGCAAAAACCTGCACCTGTGCTGCTTAAAGGCGAAGAATTTTACGGAAAAAGAGATCTGGAATATACAAGAGAGTACCATTTAATTAGGGAGCCTTCAGTGCAAAAAGAAAGTAGAAAAGCCATCATAAATAGGATATACAAAGATAACAATAATACACAAAATGTGGGGGTAAATTGTAAATTTGTAATGCCAGTTAAAGGTTCAGCTACCTCTTCTGATGAAATGTGTAAGGATGGTATAAAAATTGCTGCTCAAAATGGAACGAACGTAGTTTCCTCTGCACCAGGCAAAGTGATATATGTAGGCAAAGGGCTGAGATGGTATGGGAATTTAATTATAGTGGAACACAAAGATAATTACATGACTGTGTACTCCTATTTAAAAAACATACATGTTGAAATTGGCGATAAAGTAAAGCAAGGTCAAGTAATTGGATCTGCAGGTAAATCAAGCACACAAGATAAAGATCCACAGATGTGTTTCACAATACGACATAATGGCCAAGCGGTTGATCCTTTGATGCATATGAACTGTAATTGA
- a CDS encoding MFS transporter: MESRAKAWFIWLISNLVVIFSNMQIIYTFISVNLEKELGLTIAQVALANSAYTWTFAILQFFSGATFNVFSSKKIYFFSLSTMILGFFVLINSDNFSHLILSQVLIATGASFGFIGAAHTSSICFSAAQFGLMFSLVQTISSLSALVIQILFSNLLAEDAYWKNLIVCIILFGVLIFVLTLFCPNTLPESSSEKRTIKSSMKTVMCSILTVLKLRDIWITSVVGAITFGTFLALNTLWAPRLLGNSELNAMESGIATAILWLGLAVGAPIADRISNLFKNRKHVISAFALLQGVSIIILLYSHLTVHVVYFCMLMFGFFAGGHMLNFTVGSEIVKRKYISTSSSIINGFMFIGSGVIVSMLALFTDHKMELFAIFAILIVAGILNYATKETYSKK, translated from the coding sequence ATGGAAAGCAGAGCTAAGGCTTGGTTCATTTGGCTGATTAGTAACTTGGTTGTTATATTCAGCAACATGCAGATAATTTATACCTTTATAAGTGTAAATCTCGAAAAGGAACTTGGACTTACAATCGCGCAAGTTGCACTGGCTAATTCAGCATATACTTGGACTTTCGCCATCTTACAATTTTTTAGTGGAGCAACGTTTAATGTTTTTTCCAGTAAAAAAATTTATTTTTTCTCGTTATCAACTATGATCTTGGGGTTTTTTGTCCTTATTAATAGTGACAATTTCTCCCATTTGATTTTGTCTCAAGTGTTGATTGCAACTGGAGCATCATTTGGTTTTATTGGTGCTGCTCACACAAGTAGCATATGTTTTTCCGCTGCCCAATTTGGACTAATGTTTTCACTAGTGCAGACAATTTCAAGCCTTTCTGCTTTGGTAATTCAAATACTGTTCTCTAACTTGCTTGCCGAAGATGCATATTGGAAAAATCTGATTGTATGCATAATACTATTTGGTGTGTTGATATTTGTACTTACGCTTTTTTGTCCAAACACACTTCCAGAAAGCAGCTCAGAAAAGCGCACAATAAAAAGCTCTATGAAGACAGTAATGTGCTCTATATTAACAGTGCTAAAATTAAGAGATATCTGGATAACTTCAGTGGTGGGTGCTATTACTTTTGGAACATTTTTAGCACTTAATACCTTGTGGGCTCCAAGGTTACTGGGCAACTCAGAACTCAATGCAATGGAGTCAGGTATAGCAACTGCAATACTATGGCTTGGTCTTGCAGTTGGTGCTCCAATTGCAGATCGAATCTCAAACTTATTTAAAAATAGGAAACATGTAATTTCTGCTTTTGCTTTATTGCAAGGCGTCTCAATTATTATTTTACTATACAGCCATTTAACAGTCCACGTTGTGTACTTTTGTATGTTAATGTTCGGGTTTTTTGCGGGAGGACATATGCTTAATTTTACTGTCGGCAGCGAGATTGTGAAACGAAAATACATCAGCACATCATCATCCATTATCAATGGATTTATGTTTATTGGCAGTGGAGTTATAGTGTCAATGTTAGCACTTTTTACAGATCATAAAATGGAACTTTTTGCAATATTTGCGATATTGATAGTTGCCGGTATTTTAAATTATGCAACAAAAGAGACATACTCTAAAAAATAA
- a CDS encoding membrane protein produces MKIKRLCVLAVLLTSSLAGAASNSASKSEDKYYAGLNFGAGWGGGFKMKPGVVLGYHYDQNSKFELEVLSNIKSLKSIGASLLANYRFYPDLDIDPVKLYVSGGLGGYLQITPFGFGVSDTVDGDGNSSQEEKEKEEETQGAPESGGEAAGSSVVDKILSSISYKLKLGVDYEITPQIIGAVGMTMGGQLSGIKAKQIPDATLEIGVRYNF; encoded by the coding sequence ATGAAAATAAAGAGATTGTGCGTTTTGGCTGTGTTGCTTACTTCATCTCTAGCAGGTGCAGCTAGTAATAGTGCAAGTAAGTCAGAAGATAAGTACTATGCAGGTTTAAACTTTGGTGCTGGTTGGGGTGGTGGCTTTAAAATGAAACCTGGTGTTGTTCTTGGTTACCATTATGACCAAAACTCTAAATTTGAACTTGAGGTTCTCAGTAATATTAAGTCATTAAAGAGCATAGGAGCTAGCTTATTGGCAAACTACCGCTTCTATCCTGACCTTGATATTGATCCCGTTAAACTATATGTCAGCGGAGGTTTAGGAGGATATCTCCAAATAACACCTTTTGGCTTTGGTGTTAGTGATACAGTTGATGGTGATGGCAATAGTTCACAAGAAGAAAAAGAAAAGGAAGAAGAAACACAAGGTGCTCCAGAATCAGGTGGTGAAGCTGCTGGTTCATCTGTAGTAGATAAAATACTGAGTTCTATTTCCTATAAACTAAAGTTAGGTGTTGATTATGAAATTACTCCGCAGATAATTGGTGCAGTTGGTATGACCATGGGTGGGCAACTAAGTGGTATAAAAGCAAAACAAATACCAGATGCAACTCTAGAGATAGGGGTACGTTATAATTTTTAA
- a CDS encoding reverse transcriptase domain-containing protein gives MLWKVESFNPQNVVQFKEAPLLACVALHGLEQHVKKALTNELFQCMKRKYGRISHKNAQKSISVIFYCDDFVIIHENEEIILKAKILVEEWLETIGLKLKPSKTRISHTLRTIDETKPGFDFLGFSIRGCSETSKFKHIPSLT, from the coding sequence GTGTTATGGAAGGTGGAAAGCTTCAATCCACAAAACGTGGTACAATTCAAGGAGGCACCGTTGCTAGCTTGTGTTGCATTACACGGATTAGAGCAACATGTCAAAAAAGCACTAACAAACGAACTCTTTCAATGCATGAAAAGAAAATATGGTAGGATATCGCATAAAAACGCGCAAAAGTCTATTAGTGTAATTTTCTACTGTGATGATTTTGTCATCATACATGAAAACGAAGAGATTATTCTTAAAGCAAAAATTTTAGTTGAAGAATGGTTAGAAACCATTGGACTAAAATTAAAGCCCTCTAAAACAAGAATTTCTCATACATTAAGAACCATTGACGAAACAAAACCAGGATTTGATTTTCTTGGATTTTCAATAAGAGGTTGTTCGGAAACTAGTAAATTCAAGCATATTCCCTCTTTAACATAA
- a CDS encoding HNH endonuclease, whose protein sequence is MEIHHKDRNRRNNMIKNLSLLHGHCHDELHRRCA, encoded by the coding sequence ATAGAAATACATCACAAAGACCGGAATAGACGAAACAACATGATCAAAAACTTATCTTTGTTACATGGACATTGTCACGATGAATTACACAGGAGGTGTGCATGA
- a CDS encoding protocatechuate 3,4-dioxygenase has protein sequence MNVKNILLALLVQMIFSLPLFAADPVLLNCIKTPEIYDLDARPKNFSSSNNLRRKPGSPNSAIGELIHIVGRITDINCLPIQNAVVSIWHANSRGVNHYDKNIEDDLNFAGSGRFVVNNLGYYNFITIAPGKIGDRAPHINFLVQHPDFPEFTTQMFFADHNCDNCADPVLEDFVSNGLASLLITPFTYSDQVIKTYTFNITLGGYNKFSNKR, from the coding sequence ATGAATGTGAAAAATATCTTGTTAGCACTTTTAGTACAAATGATATTCAGTTTGCCGCTATTTGCAGCTGATCCTGTTTTGCTCAACTGCATTAAAACTCCGGAAATATATGACCTTGATGCAAGGCCAAAAAATTTTAGCTCTTCAAACAATTTAAGAAGGAAACCTGGTTCTCCAAATAGTGCAATAGGGGAATTAATACACATAGTGGGTAGAATTACTGATATAAACTGCTTACCAATACAAAATGCTGTAGTTTCTATATGGCACGCGAATTCACGCGGCGTGAACCATTACGATAAGAATATAGAGGATGATCTGAATTTTGCTGGATCAGGAAGGTTTGTAGTGAATAATCTTGGCTATTATAATTTTATTACGATAGCACCTGGTAAAATTGGTGATAGAGCTCCACATATCAACTTTCTAGTTCAACATCCGGATTTTCCAGAATTCACAACGCAAATGTTTTTTGCTGACCATAATTGCGATAATTGCGCTGATCCTGTTCTTGAAGATTTTGTTAGTAATGGGCTTGCAAGCCTTCTCATAACACCATTTACTTACAGTGATCAGGTCATAAAAACCTATACGTTTAACATTACCTTGGGCGGATATAATAAGTTCTCTAATAAAAGATAA
- the dnaJ gene encoding molecular chaperone DnaJ, with product MSKKDYYDLLEVGRNASVDEIKKAYKKLALKYHPDRNPGNQEAEEKFKEVTAAYEVLSDSEKRAGYDRYGHEGASGGFQGFSSAGDFSDIFNDFFGGGFGGGASRSRAKRSTTGVSGADLRYDLEITLEDAFKGIQAPIHYVTNVKCDTCQGTGGEGAIKPVQCHTCQGSGRIRTQQGFFTIERTCTTCYGEGEIIQNKCKKCDGSGRRRDEVNISVSIPKGIEEGAKVRISGKGEAGTKGGKSGDLYVYVKIIFHKIFARNKADLHCKVPIRMTLAVLGGEIDIQSIDGAKIKVKVPEGTQTGTKLRCREKGMPYMNSHARGDLYVQVIVETLNPKNLTKKQIELLKALEEEENASVQQQSEGFFSKVKKK from the coding sequence ATGAGCAAAAAAGACTACTATGATCTGCTGGAAGTAGGCAGAAATGCCAGTGTTGATGAGATAAAAAAAGCGTATAAAAAATTAGCATTAAAATATCATCCTGATAGAAATCCTGGCAATCAAGAAGCAGAGGAAAAATTTAAAGAAGTAACAGCTGCATATGAAGTTCTGTCTGACTCTGAGAAAAGGGCAGGCTATGACCGTTATGGCCACGAAGGTGCTTCTGGTGGATTTCAAGGCTTTAGCTCTGCAGGAGATTTTAGCGACATATTCAATGACTTCTTTGGTGGAGGATTCGGTGGTGGTGCAAGTAGATCGAGAGCAAAAAGAAGTACAACAGGAGTATCTGGAGCAGACCTACGTTATGATCTTGAAATTACCTTAGAAGATGCATTTAAAGGAATACAAGCGCCTATACATTATGTGACAAATGTAAAATGTGATACATGCCAAGGCACAGGTGGCGAAGGAGCAATTAAACCAGTTCAGTGCCACACATGCCAGGGAAGCGGTAGGATTAGAACTCAACAAGGCTTTTTTACCATCGAAAGAACATGTACTACATGCTATGGGGAAGGAGAAATAATACAAAACAAATGTAAGAAATGTGATGGAAGTGGACGTAGAAGAGATGAAGTAAATATATCCGTTTCAATTCCAAAAGGCATAGAAGAAGGAGCTAAGGTAAGGATAAGTGGTAAAGGAGAAGCTGGAACAAAAGGTGGAAAAAGTGGAGATTTATACGTATACGTGAAAATAATTTTCCATAAAATCTTTGCTAGAAATAAAGCAGATTTACACTGTAAAGTGCCTATAAGAATGACACTAGCAGTGCTTGGTGGTGAAATCGATATTCAATCAATTGATGGAGCTAAAATAAAAGTAAAGGTCCCTGAAGGCACTCAAACTGGTACCAAACTACGTTGTAGGGAAAAGGGTATGCCATATATGAACTCACATGCTCGTGGTGATTTATACGTACAGGTAATAGTTGAGACTTTAAATCCAAAAAATTTAACTAAAAAGCAAATTGAACTATTAAAAGCGCTTGAAGAAGAGGAAAATGCAAGTGTACAACAGCAATCTGAAGGGTTTTTTAGTAAAGTAAAAAAAAAATAA
- the leuS gene encoding leucine--tRNA ligase — MKYDFKSVEKFYQDKWDFSVSKSGKQEKCYVLEMFPYPSGKIHMGHLRNYAIGDVIARYKRANGFEVLHPIGWDAFGLPAENAARDNNISPETWTKENIDNMRTQLKSIGLSYNWERELSTCEPDYYKHEQKFFLDFLKHGLAYRKESWVNWDPVDQTVLANEQVVDGKGWRSGAVVEKRKLSQWFLKITDFAEDLLKCLQSLKNWPEKVKTMQERWIGKSEGATIEFEVVGLNKKLKVFTTYPHTLFGASFCAVAAEHPIVQDLKNGSSVVIPVLDTGIQEIKSKRENDEKIGVYTGLNVKHPFLDKELPLYIANFVLMEYGEGAIFGCPAHDQRDFEFAQKYNLPIIPVISSAHLGVIPARDQNSYNGSQCQATQMTKEAYTGDGTMFNSEFLNGLMVSEAKEAIVKKFEEKKIGKKTINYRLHDWGVSRQRYWGCPIPIIYCKDCGTVPVPEKDLPVVLPIDVEFTSGGNPLDKHPTWKFVDCPKCGKQAERETDTFDTFFESSWYFAAFCSEDKSIDKDACNRFMPVDYYIGGIEHAILHLLYSRFFCRALTKCGYFDIKEPFSTLITQGMVCHATYKDENGKWLFPAEAKELIARGAKVQVGKVEKMSKSKKNTVDPNFIIEKYGADTARLFVLSDTPPEKDMEWSDDGVEGCSRYVNKLWRMVMQLRPVNIHYDNENVTGGLLEYRKKIHKLLHGLTDDLENCRLNCVVAKFREMTNLIAEIDVKTGKSLIDEGICILIRVIEPFIPHLAESLWQEIGGQPWPKADESLLVDDTVTIAVQINGKLRTTIKVAINLPQEELKKIAIDSVSSKIDQSKVRTVYAVPNKIVNIVI; from the coding sequence ATGAAATATGATTTTAAAAGTGTTGAAAAATTTTATCAAGATAAATGGGATTTTTCTGTAAGCAAGAGTGGTAAACAAGAAAAGTGTTACGTGTTGGAAATGTTTCCATATCCATCTGGTAAAATTCATATGGGACACTTACGTAACTATGCAATAGGGGATGTGATAGCGCGTTACAAGAGAGCTAATGGATTTGAGGTTTTGCATCCAATTGGCTGGGATGCGTTTGGATTACCAGCTGAGAATGCAGCAAGGGATAACAATATTAGCCCCGAAACATGGACAAAAGAGAATATAGATAATATGCGTACACAGTTGAAATCTATAGGTCTTTCTTATAATTGGGAGCGTGAACTCTCCACATGTGAACCTGACTATTATAAACACGAACAAAAATTTTTCCTGGATTTTTTAAAGCATGGGCTTGCCTATCGAAAAGAGTCATGGGTTAACTGGGATCCAGTGGACCAAACAGTGCTTGCAAATGAACAGGTGGTTGATGGAAAAGGATGGCGATCAGGTGCAGTTGTTGAAAAACGTAAGTTGTCCCAATGGTTTTTAAAGATTACTGATTTCGCTGAAGATTTACTCAAGTGCCTGCAAAGTTTGAAAAATTGGCCAGAAAAAGTCAAAACAATGCAGGAGCGTTGGATAGGAAAATCTGAAGGAGCAACTATAGAGTTTGAAGTAGTTGGCCTGAATAAGAAATTAAAAGTTTTTACAACTTATCCTCATACTTTGTTTGGGGCTTCTTTTTGTGCAGTGGCAGCAGAGCATCCTATTGTGCAGGATTTAAAGAATGGTTCTTCTGTTGTCATCCCAGTGCTTGACACTGGGATCCAGGAAATAAAATCAAAAAGAGAGAACGATGAAAAAATAGGAGTTTACACCGGATTAAACGTCAAACATCCATTTCTTGATAAGGAATTGCCGCTTTACATAGCGAATTTTGTGTTGATGGAATATGGGGAAGGCGCGATTTTTGGTTGCCCTGCACATGATCAGCGTGACTTTGAATTTGCACAGAAATATAATTTGCCGATAATTCCCGTTATTTCTTCAGCCCACTTAGGTGTCATTCCAGCGCGTGACCAGAATTCTTACAATGGATCCCAGTGTCAAGCTACTCAGATGACAAAGGAGGCGTATACTGGAGACGGGACAATGTTTAACTCCGAATTCTTAAACGGATTAATGGTTAGTGAAGCAAAGGAAGCCATAGTTAAAAAATTTGAAGAAAAAAAAATAGGCAAAAAAACAATAAACTATCGTTTGCACGATTGGGGAGTTTCAAGGCAGCGTTATTGGGGATGCCCTATACCTATCATATATTGCAAAGATTGCGGAACTGTTCCAGTGCCAGAAAAAGACCTTCCTGTAGTTCTACCAATAGATGTAGAATTTACAAGTGGTGGCAATCCGCTGGATAAGCACCCAACTTGGAAATTTGTTGATTGTCCAAAGTGCGGAAAGCAAGCAGAGCGTGAAACTGATACATTCGACACCTTTTTTGAATCTTCCTGGTATTTTGCTGCATTCTGTAGTGAAGATAAATCAATAGACAAAGATGCATGTAATCGTTTTATGCCTGTTGATTATTATATAGGTGGGATAGAACATGCAATTCTGCATTTGCTTTATTCAAGATTTTTCTGCCGTGCTTTAACCAAATGTGGCTATTTTGATATTAAAGAGCCTTTCTCTACTTTAATCACTCAAGGAATGGTCTGCCATGCAACTTATAAAGACGAAAATGGTAAGTGGCTATTTCCCGCAGAAGCAAAAGAATTAATAGCGCGAGGTGCAAAAGTTCAAGTGGGCAAAGTTGAAAAAATGAGCAAATCGAAAAAGAATACAGTTGACCCAAACTTTATCATAGAAAAGTATGGTGCTGATACTGCTCGCTTGTTTGTGTTGTCCGACACTCCTCCGGAGAAAGATATGGAATGGTCCGATGATGGCGTGGAAGGTTGTTCTCGTTATGTAAATAAATTGTGGCGTATGGTCATGCAGCTAAGACCTGTAAATATACACTATGATAATGAAAATGTTACGGGTGGACTTCTGGAGTACAGAAAAAAAATTCATAAACTCTTACACGGACTTACAGATGACTTGGAAAACTGCAGATTAAACTGTGTAGTGGCAAAATTTCGTGAGATGACGAATTTAATAGCTGAAATAGACGTAAAAACTGGAAAATCTCTTATTGATGAAGGTATATGTATATTAATCAGAGTAATCGAACCATTCATACCACATCTAGCTGAAAGCCTATGGCAAGAAATAGGAGGTCAACCTTGGCCAAAAGCTGATGAATCATTATTAGTTGACGATACGGTAACTATAGCAGTGCAAATCAATGGAAAATTACGTACAACAATCAAGGTGGCAATTAACTTACCTCAAGAAGAATTGAAGAAAATAGCGATAGACTCTGTGTCCAGTAAGATCGATCAAAGCAAAGTTCGCACTGTATATGCTGTACCAAATAAGATAGTAAATATAGTTATATAA
- a CDS encoding integration host factor subunit alpha: protein MDHVTTKDTTVTKATIAGDINQEIGLSKEDYVSIIDDILDEIKTSLVKDGIVKISSFGTFLVKKKKERPGNIPNTSEKVMIQARNSVSFRPSKIIKKSINN from the coding sequence ATGGATCACGTTACAACAAAAGACACAACAGTAACTAAGGCAACGATAGCTGGAGATATAAACCAAGAAATAGGATTATCAAAGGAAGACTATGTTTCGATAATAGATGATATATTGGACGAAATAAAGACAAGCTTGGTAAAGGATGGAATAGTAAAAATATCGTCATTTGGAACATTCTTGGTTAAGAAAAAGAAGGAAAGACCAGGAAATATACCAAATACATCGGAGAAAGTGATGATTCAGGCAAGAAATTCAGTTTCTTTTAGGCCTTCAAAAATTATAAAAAAATCAATCAATAATTAA
- a CDS encoding reverse transcriptase N-terminal domain-containing protein has translation MPWRKLKKSSFKLQKRIYQASKCNDIKKMHNLQRLLLKSTSARTIAVRRVTQDNRGKKTAGIDGKANLSQKERLQLANSLDIREKAKPSRRVWIPKPGKPSEYRPLGIPTISCRAKQTLVKMVLEPEWEAKLEPNTYGFRPGRSCHDAIEAIFNVLKQKTAYVLDADISGCFDNINHNKLLENHTSVKENHKRMVRSGCYGRWKASIHKTWYNSRRHRC, from the coding sequence ATTCCTTGGCGAAAGCTGAAGAAATCTTCATTTAAGCTACAAAAACGAATTTACCAAGCCTCTAAATGTAATGATATCAAAAAGATGCACAACCTTCAGAGATTATTACTCAAATCAACAAGTGCAAGAACGATCGCAGTTAGAAGGGTAACTCAGGACAACAGAGGGAAAAAAACTGCAGGTATTGATGGAAAAGCTAACCTTAGTCAAAAAGAAAGATTGCAATTGGCAAACTCCTTAGATATAAGAGAGAAAGCAAAGCCATCAAGACGTGTCTGGATCCCAAAACCTGGTAAGCCATCGGAATATCGCCCGCTTGGTATACCAACTATATCGTGTCGAGCAAAACAAACACTTGTAAAAATGGTGTTGGAACCAGAATGGGAGGCAAAACTTGAGCCAAACACTTATGGTTTTAGACCTGGTAGATCATGTCATGATGCAATTGAAGCCATATTTAATGTGCTAAAACAGAAAACAGCATATGTATTAGATGCTGATATTTCTGGATGCTTTGACAATATTAACCATAATAAACTGCTTGAAAACCACACCAGCGTTAAAGAAAATCATAAGAGGATGGTTAGAAGCGGGTGTTATGGAAGGTGGAAAGCTTCAATCCACAAAACGTGGTACAATTCAAGGAGGCACCGTTGCTAG
- a CDS encoding MerR family transcriptional regulator: MNKEKLFYTIGEVAEELHLEQHVLRFWEGQFHQIKPTKRKGRRLYDRKCIEAIKKVKYMLYDKGYTIKGVQKEFGNDIKVTKNLLQELTDLRDYLTSKINNEESNKQA, from the coding sequence ATGAACAAGGAAAAATTATTTTATACGATTGGGGAAGTAGCTGAAGAGCTACATTTGGAACAGCATGTTTTGAGATTTTGGGAAGGTCAATTTCATCAAATTAAGCCTACAAAGCGTAAAGGAAGAAGGCTATATGATCGCAAGTGTATAGAGGCCATAAAGAAAGTAAAATACATGCTATATGATAAAGGATATACAATAAAAGGAGTGCAAAAAGAATTTGGTAATGATATAAAAGTCACAAAGAATTTGTTGCAAGAACTCACCGATTTGAGGGACTATTTAACTAGTAAAATAAATAACGAGGAAAGTAACAAGCAGGCGTGA